Part of the Zingiber officinale cultivar Zhangliang chromosome 6A, Zo_v1.1, whole genome shotgun sequence genome, ttaatataaacgtgattttgtcctacctttccaaccattggaagaatgcctatagttgtactcgatccaaccgagtaaaccaggaatactcaatctaattgagtttatattcacccatgcgttgataggcgggaccaagattgtccctccgtaccctaccaagatagtatgtgttgctctgttttggcagattcaacaacagcatgcgatcgaggtagtggtaggtatcacggcatggtaggcattacgagttgacgtgatttagatctaatctaaacgatgatgcgtatcatatactcgatagatctaatctaatcgaagggtgcatcatgtgcacgacttagatctaatctaatcgtaaggcactaattaattacttaattaactagcatgcatcacatacacacaaaacaattaattaaataattaatcaaataattttgtgattatgtcatggccttactacgatcttctcaagccaatgagaagatcggatggtcaacccaaggtcaacagcttctcaagctccttcctttgaccacctcgtgttgctcaagccctcctcgtaactccgtctcgagtggaccttccacagctccaattttgtacattacaattttgaaactcgagttacattcgagtctaaatctaatttacaacaagaataaaaagaaaggcacgacgcgcaggtcgcgaaaaataaaaatacaacacgcacatcacctcacggcacgcaggtcgtattatgaattacaacacgaataatccaatcaaattgggtctttgggccatgactatcacaaaaataatatataattcaaaattatatatttctataattttctgtaatttttcctataatttttacaattttacgagtacaatttcccggcggttccgttttgcgattttcaggcgcaatcgcggaacaaatccccttgcggggccaggggcagcgctcctacccgcgatctaaccatcgcgagggttccattgcgatctaacagcgccttatccCGCTATCCCAAAAagtttttggggcgaaacttggccgttttggaaaattcttctcggtagtcgaagcctacaagtgtcgaaagacttgtgcttcgcttttacgagaaaaatacccataaaaactataaaaatcctaaatttacataatattacagaactgaaaagttttcataaaacacaaaataaactcgtactcgtctttgcacgtggctctgataccactgttgggtttttcgggccgcgaaaaccgcttttcgcgtcgcggaaaccccgaaagccccagccaccggatctcgtgcaaagaaaaacatACGAAAAATCGAGTACGTATTTAAAACtccgatctacagtagatctataaaagaaaacttttataccttcgatgcgtgtccttttcgtaatcccgcaagtccaaggtacgccggatctcgaagttgtcaacgtagacaactctctaatgatatccacacgaacaaggtatgttctctaacacacaaagatggagaagagagtaccccaagtgtgctagcactttctagggctctcggataggatttggaagagagaaaagagagaaagcgaaaaggaatcttatacactcactagtagtatcctcctttgtgaccttcactttctctattctcttggaacacaactcacataTCTTGACCCTCCATGAAACCCCACGGCAACAGTagtaaggaggaggaagaagctaaggaagaagatgaagcattaacacacatcaattgccacaaaaacaaaacctccttttgcattagtgtggtgggccacaccattgtaacctccccatttaatgtggccagccacattaaatggaatgggaggtgtaacctccatgaggtggcacacctcatgaggtggagatgatgtggctgccatgtaggatgagtcatcctccatgaagtggcaatacatcaagtcaaacttgatgtttcaacttcccatttggtcaagtcaaaattgactaatttttcttccttgttgagttgagtccaacctttgactcaagtcaatttcaatctaatgaatctcaattcattaatataaattgactcaatgaatcaaatttaaattaaactcattcaacaattgaatctaattgagtctaactcaataagtctaatttaaatcaatccgaatccaattggttcatcatatgaacctaatctccatccacttgttctttgtgtgtgacccaatatgttcttgtaacgttggcaatgtttcttaactcctttaaaaatataagcaatgagcggcatctagcaatacatcattgctactcaagttacaagaaatgttgagatccaacatcaccttgtgactactaattgtgactcctcacagtatatgataagtgtccttctatcctagacatctagattgatcaatgtgaggcatagaccgtatcatcctctaatcaatctaaatcttgaactccaagtagactcactcgatcaaatgagctcaacatctcatgttgactcatttgggcatgaccatgcacttcgtgatctaactctatcaagaataccgatgtcgctcccgtcatatgggagagatagatctcatctacatcactcacatccctctgcataattcgttatatacccagtaatcgcctttatagtccacccagttacgggtgacgtttgacgaaaccaaagtacataactccttatgtagggatccatggtgactttaggtctaaggactagtagtcatactaatagtcacatgagaaagtatatgacactcatataacgatccatgatactttctcatggcgggtcattcagtatacattctctaatgtatacccatgtgtcaacttgatatctttatatccatgacttgtgagatcaagtcatcgagttgacctacatgctagtcttattgcattaacattgtccctgaatgttaatactcgactaggaatgatttagagtagtgttccctatatcatctcactatcgattcaatcaatcgattgatataggtaagaacctcctactcaaggacattattatacttagtttatttggcaccaatacaagtaagtataataatcaaaaaccaaatgcctttagttatatagaatatgatacaataagtccaaaatacaatcatcaaatgattagctctagggctctagctaacagagaGTATATCAAAATTCAAGTGTattcaaatatgaaaaaaaaagaggagCTTTGCATTTAGGGGAATTTTTTCACTTAAGCTTTAATCAAGGGAGAGCTTtgcatttaaatttttacttgtactgtcattgaaattctttacagcattatttctttatttctttatgtctttttatttaactttgaatttttgttgtcataattaaaaaggaggagattgttggtgcgggaagcatccgacgatcgaatctgaattttgataatggcaaaggattcaaaattaagattatttgtgatctaatgtgttgaatgagcttacaggaaaagtcctaaggtatcttaggcaaaagtcctagttgtggtttgGCAGgcaggaaaatcctagggggtagtaaccctaggcggaaagccttgACGGGTCGAGGTCTTTgtgcaaaagtcctagagtcagggactctaggtggaaagtcctgatgtcgcaaaccaggtgaaaaaCTGGGTGGGTCATGGTGCGGACGTCAagcagaaagacctgaagactcgggtgttgagcaaaagttcagttggtctggaggaccagtctggcaacatgtatactctcctgagtggagtaggtgaggacacgttccccgaagagggaacagtaggcgtcggttcgacctagagtttctgggtcaaaaatccaaagtcagaaccgaacagtccGGTGACTGGCAGACTTTTATATTCATGTTATTATTATATGATAACTTTATGTTGCAGGGTAATTTTGGGAATagcatatcttgcagggacaaaggagcaagttttgcctcggatgaacaatacctgaggcgccttccatggagcttcgaggcgcctcgggtgcaaaggctgaggAGTGTGTGCAGCgaagttggaggtgccctcatggagtgCTGAGGCACCTCGGACGACATTGAAAGTGCCCTccaggaggttggaggcgccctcaagtggaTAGACGAAGATTGTTTTGGAGCTGATCCACTCTGCGGATCTGgcggtgatggaggcgccctaaaggggcttgaaggcgccctcaacatcctttataaggcagtctcaacCAGCAGCTTGTATCAACAcattccaagcaatctttcttcaGCGCGCTGCTAATGAGACGATTCGGCTGAGCTACAATAAGACCCCGACGACCTGAAGCTGCGAAACTTcaattctttgttgtcggtatagtcttttagtacaattaaattgtaataatctcttgtacTTTTTGcgcaattatagttgttgcccaaagtaaacgctcaatggacgtgggccttggagtaggagtcgccccaggctccgtaccaagtaaatcttggtgtctctttgtgttgtgcTTTATTATTCCGCTATGTTTACTTCTAAATTTTTCCGAATACGACAAGTGAAAGCCAtaagcgctattccccccccccccccccccccctctagcgctttttgaTCCAACAGATAGAACCTACATAGTCACTTGGTTAAACCTCTTAATATAGGTCTGTAatacttccttgggcccttgtttgACCGCGAACAGGTTgacatttatcttttgataacgGCTACTACTTGTGAAGTACTGGAGAAATGtcgttcggaaatctttgaagtTGAATATGGACCTGATCGGCAGTCGCCTGAACCACCTTTGCACTGATTCAGAGAGCGTGGTGAGAAATACTCAGCACTTGACTCCATCAGTAAATTGGCGGAGCATAACCATGTTGTCGAATTTAATCAGATGATCCTCGGGGTTGGTTGCTCCCGTGTATTCCCTGATCGTTAGTGGTCTATAATGACACAACAGTTGGTCGTCAAGGATCTCCTGGGAGAACTGcctattgatccgctcgggagagtaGTCGAGCCGGGGTACTTTTCCTTTCCACCCATCCTAGACGGCGCGTCCTCTGATGAGAAAACTCTGTTGTTTTTCCGCTCGACCCTGCTCTTTCGATGGCATGCAGAACAATGCATGATGGTAAGGAATTGACGCGTTCGGTGGTTCTCCAAAGCGCTGGTCAACCTGTTGTTTGGCTGGCGTGCAGCAAGGTTTTCCGCTCGTAGCTTGCTGACCCGTCGATGACACGGCAAGGTCGTTCGACGCTCGACCTCTAGCCGCTGCTTCTTGTTTTTGTTGCACAATCTTTGTAGCTCTAGCATTTATGAGCATCTCCAGCTCTTCTTGTGTTAGTGTCACGGTGGTGAGTCGTTCAACATCTTCCATTTTTTCATTCGGATGCAGGCAAAGATTTTCACAGACAACGCCAAATATGTTCCTGTTCGAAAGCGGAGAAGATGATAGGCTGGGAATGTGGCTAGAAGTTGGACGAAGTGAAGACTCCACGTGATCCTGCAACACAAAAGTGTTAGCGCTAGGCCCGACAGGGGATCTCGGCATTGATCCTCCTATGCTCAAGTCAGTTTTAAGCGATGTACAAAGCAGTAGGAATGTTGTAACTAAGAACGTGTAGAATAATGAAGATGCGCATATCTCCGTCTGTACATggaaacccccttttataatgTCACTGTAGTGTTTGCGCACACATCTCAAAGCATGCACACATTTTCCCAAGTGTCATGTGAAAagacaagtaaaaaaaatattcctGACACATTTCCTTAAGCGAGCATGCATATCTCTGATGCGATATGCTAAAAGATTCCAAAGTACTAGTTACCTGTGGAATATGTTCTATTATCAATGGCATAAACCTCCAAAATAATACGAGGAGATATACGGGTGTATCCTGCTATGGGTTGATCGTCACCCGCTCGGCCAAGAGACCTCCGCTCGGTTGTGCTAAACAACATAATCCTTCACTCATATTTTTCGTAGTCGGAGGGCTGCATCTCTCCCGAACGGGCATGCCACTCGCTCGGCAAGGGACGATGATAGAGGGATGTAGTATCCGATTATCTCTTAATCTTATGTTGTCCGCTCGACCATAACTAGCTTGTTCATAATCAGCCCATTCCggcccccacgggctggatcagctggttaGGTGCCTGCAGCTTACCAATGAAGTCGTGGGGTTGGAGGTCGTCAGTTGCACTCGGGGATAAAACCTTGGTCAGCTGCGCCAAAAATTCCTTCGACCCCCAGTCACATATCCTGCTcagcattaaccgtgatttactccctttgGAATCTTGTGGGGCCGAGACCAGGAGACCGCTAGGGTGGCGGTTCACCTTTTGCCAATAATCAGCCCATTCCGTCATAACCGACCCATTCGAATCtttcttagggggcgtttggtttagggtaataggagtggggaatgggaatgagaatcattgattcccattgttaatgtttggattataggaataggaatacaaataagggaatgaatccttgaaattgggtaatgactcattcccatgtacctccccttcaatgagtcattaccctattttcatcaatcaaaatattcctttattccaaaaatacccttgacttaaaactaaaattttctccattaatatcaaatatcaaaatatatttatttattttttctttcatatcacttatctctccttattctctctcattatattttccctctcatcatagtttctctctcatcattttatcacacactttctctctccttaatctctcctatcacacactctctttcctcttttttttctcattacactttctctctcatcatactttctctctcctcactctcttccatcgcactctcttccttcttttgttcctcatcacactttctctctcatcacactttctctctcctcaatctctcccatcacactctcttttctcttttttctcatcacacccGACCCgatgacccaacccgagtcgataaaaaaaaaatcaggttcgggttgcgcattttcgggttcgggtcgggttcgggttggagagtaaaaaagtttcgggttgggtcgggttgggttcgggttaacccgggttgacttaaatatagggctttatgggtttttttggggttaaatcaaattttattttaaaaatttagatgtttttatgtatattaatatcatgtttgtatgataatgatggagtattgagataaaagtgaagaattatagagaaaatagcccaaaaaagtcattttgaataggattttcgggttatatgggtcgggttcgggttgatcgggttggtcgggttcgggttcgggttgaggtgttttgggttgaactcgggttcgggtcgggttcgggtttgggttcttatcacacttactccttttttcctcaacacactttctctctcatcatactttctctctcctcaatatctcccatcatattcaatgttcttttttctctcaccatacttttctctctcctcaatctctctcatcacactctctctcctcattttttctcactatattttctctctcttcatcctctcatatcatactttctctcacatcatattttctctcatcgtgctctctccaatcacactctcttttttcattttctctcatcacattttctctctcttcatgctttcttatcacactttctctctcataatactttctctctcatcattctctttcatcatatttttctctcacattcatctttctctcacatctaattttttctcttattttcctttaagggtaaaaaaggaaactttgatttattccgatagaagatatacaactaatcaaacattacttttaagagtgatatccatgttcatactcattcccattccacaatacaatgattctcattccgattcctattcctaggaaagaaccaaacgcccccttaattaTTTACTCCACGAACCACTCGCCTTGTCCAAAAGATGTTCTGCTCCACTTGGAGTTCGTCGTCGCTTCCTGCCAAATGCTACGGCATCTtttatttataaacatgaactgtaacagAGAAGAGTAAAGCACGCTTGAACTTCATGGCATTGACATGATCATCTCGAAACatggaaggaaggagaagaagacgatGATGGAGACAGTAGAGGAGCATTAAAAGCGATTTTTTGGTTGAAATGATCGATTAACAGTGGAGATTATGGAATCGCCGGAGGGGGTGGAGAGGCATAGGAGACGCCAAAGATTGGAGGGAGCTGTGGTGGCGGAGGTGGAAGTACTGAAGATGGTGTAGCTTCCCATGGAATGAAAGGAGGCGGCGGGGATGTGAAAAGCGTTGATGGTGATGCCGGTGGAATAGTGTTGTAAGGTGGTGGAGAAGTGGTAGCTGGAGGAGGAGTCGTTGGGTGGTACTTCGACGGCGTCGGTGGCGGGTGCGTTCTAGAAGAAGGGACTGTTTCGTATGGTGGCGGTGGTGGGGATGGTACCCTAAAGTTGCCTCTGGGCATGTTCCCAACTGGAGCAGACGGCGGCCTCGGAGTACGCCTGCGAATGTTAAACCTTGGGGAAGGAGGAGGCGGGGACGTGATGGCGCCGCCGACAAAGCAGTTCGACCTACTACAATCAAACGATTGGACCGCCGGGGACGTGCACTGCCGCGGAGGCCGCTGCTTTGGCAGTCCGACAATGCAATTCTCTCTGCCGTCGAACTTCGCCGCCCCCCTCCGAGCGCAAGCCGGCGGCCGGCCGACGAAGTAGTTGAATGAGTAGGTAAAGTTCCTGAGCCGTGGCAGCTGGCAGATGCCCGCAGGGATCCGCCCGGTGAGACGGTTATGCGCGACGTTGAGCTGCTCGATGCTCCTTATTCCGGAGACGGAAACCGGCAGCGGACCCTGGAGGTCGTTGAAGCTGACGTCGAAGACGGTGGCGCGGCGGAGCAGGTCGATCTGGGGTGGGATGCAGCCCGAGAGGTCGTCGTTGAGGAGGATGATCTCGTTGAGCGTCCCCGCCATGCCGCCGATCGAGGCCGGGATGCATCCGCCGAGGAGATTATTAGCCAAAACTAGGACAGAGACAGGGGAGGCGCCTAGGGTTTCAGGGATGCCGCTGCGGAGGCGATTGTCGTTGAGGAAGATGGCGTCGAAGGGGCGGCGGAAGAGGGCGGGCGGGATGGGACCCTCGAAGTCGTTGAAACGCAGATCTAGGAAGCGCAGGGCGGGGAGGCGGAGGACGACAAAGGGGAAGCGACCGACGAAGCGGTTGTTGCTCAGATCGAGTTCGTGGAGGCGGAGGAGGCGGCCGAAGGTGTGGGGGAGGGTGCCGCAGAAGCGGTTCGAGTTTAGGTGGAGGAGGGCGAGGTCAGCGAGGAGGCCGAGCTTGGCAGGGAGGTACCCGGCGATGTCGGCGTGATTGACGTCGACGCCAGCGACGACGGTGACATTGGGTGAGTCGGGGAGTCTGGCGCAGAAGACGCCAGTGTAGGAGCAGACACCCGGGCCGATCCAGTTTCCGGTGATGTTGTTGGGGTCGGAGAAGATGGCGGTGCGCTTCCAAAACTGGAGGGCGATGTAGGCGTCTCTCAGCCTAGGATTTGCGAACTGGGCGGCGCCACCGGTGAAAAcgacgaagaggaggaggaagcgcGAGAGGAGGTGGAGAAGG contains:
- the LOC121998193 gene encoding leucine-rich repeat extensin-like protein 1, with protein sequence MAALLHLLSRFLLLFVVFTGGAAQFANPRLRDAYIALQFWKRTAIFSDPNNITGNWIGPGVCSYTGVFCARLPDSPNVTVVAGVDVNHADIAGYLPAKLGLLADLALLHLNSNRFCGTLPHTFGRLLRLHELDLSNNRFVGRFPFVVLRLPALRFLDLRFNDFEGPIPPALFRRPFDAIFLNDNRLRSGIPETLGASPVSVLVLANNLLGGCIPASIGGMAGTLNEIILLNDDLSGCIPPQIDLLRRATVFDVSFNDLQGPLPVSVSGIRSIEQLNVAHNRLTGRIPAGICQLPRLRNFTYSFNYFVGRPPACARRGAAKFDGRENCIVGLPKQRPPRQCTSPAVQSFDCSRSNCFVGGAITSPPPPSPRFNIRRRTPRPPSAPVGNMPRGNFRVPSPPPPPYETVPSSRTHPPPTPSKYHPTTPPPATTSPPPYNTIPPASPSTLFTSPPPPFIPWEATPSSVLPPPPPQLPPIFGVSYASPPPPAIP